GCACGATGGCCAGATGGCCGGCGCGACCGAACGCGTCCTTGCCCTTCAGCACGACGACGATGTTCAGCGACTTGTTGAGGATCTTCGGGAACGGGTGCGCCGGGTCCAGGCCCAGCGGCGACAGCACCGGCATGATCTCGTTGCGGAAATAGGCGCGCAGCCAGCGCGTCTGCCGCGCGTTCCAGCTGTCGCGGCCGAACACCCGCACGCCGGCTTCGGCCAGGCCCGGGCGGAGGACGTCGTTCCAGCACTTGTACTGCGCATCGACCAGCTCGGCGGCGCGGTCGTGGATCTTGTTGAGCACGGTGGCCGGGCTCATCCCGTCAGCGCCGGGTGGCAGGCCGAAGTCCTGCGCATGGCGGACCGTGGCCGCGCGGATCTCGAAGAACTCGTCCAGGTTGGTGCAGGAGATGCAGAGGAAGCGCAGGCGCTCCAGCAGCGGCACCGACGGGTCCTGCGCCTGCGCCAGCACGCGGAAGTTGAAGTCCAGTTGCGACAGTTCGCGATTGAGGTAGAGCGCGGGATCGCGCAGCACGTCTTCACCGGTCAGGGCGGCGGGCGTCGTGTCGAGGGCGGCGTTCATGCGGTCTGGTCCGTCAGGGCGGGAGTGGGGGCGTCCAGGCGCGGTTCGACGCGCTCGGCGCTGAAATGGACGGCGAAGGTGCTGCCGTGGCCGACTTCGCTTTCGATCTCGAGCCGGGCCTGGTGCAGGTTGAGCACGTGCTTGACGATGGACAGGCCCAGGCCGGTGCCACCGCTCTCGCGCGAGCGGCTGGTCGAGACGCGGTAGAAGCGCTCGGTGATCCGCGGCAGGTGCGAGGACGGGATGCCGTAGCCGGTGTCGCGCACGCTGAGCACGGCACCGTCGCCTTCGCGGGCGAACCGGACCGTGATGGTGCCGCCGACCGGGGTATAGCGCACGGCGTTGCTCACCAGGTTGGAGAACGCGCTGTGCAGTTCCTTGTTGGAGCCGGCCAGGTCCACGCCGGCGTCGTCCTGCACGACGATGGTGTGGCGGCGCTGGCTCAGCGCCTCGGCTTCGCGGCGCAGGGTGGCGAGCATCGGCGCCATCGCGACGTTCTCGTCGGGCAGGCTCTCCTGCGCTTCCAGGCGCGACAGCGTCAGCAGGTCCTCGACCAACTGGGTCATGCGCTGGGACTGCTTCTGCATCTCGCTCAGCATCGGCGCCCAGTCCGGGTACTCGGTGGGCTCGAGCATGTCGAGGTAACCGTGCACGACGGTCAGCGGCGTGCGCAGTTCGTGCGAGACGTTGGCGACGAAGTCGCGACGCATCTGTTCCAGGCGCAGCATCTTGCTGACGTCGCGCGCGACCAGCAGCCAGTGTTGGTCGGAGTAGGGGATCAGGCGCAGATTGAGGCGCAGGTCCGGGTCCACCGGTGAGGCGGCATCGAGCATCGGTTCGGCGTTGCGGCCGGCGGCGAGCCAGTGCGACATCGGCAGCGGCTGCAGGCGGTCGCCGACCGGCGCACCGATGTCGGTGGGGTACTGCAAACCCAGCAGGCTGCTGGCCGCCTTGTTGAACCACTGCACGCGCTGGCTGTTGCGTTCCACCACCACGACGGCATCGGGCAGGGCGGCGGCCGCGGCGCGGTAGGCGCGCAGCATGTCGAGCAGGCGGCGCTTGCGGGTGCGCATTTCGGCCTGGCCGCGGAAGAGCAGGCGGTCCAGTTCGTTCCAGACGCCCTGGCCCTGCGCGGGCTCCAGGCGCTGGCGCGCGGTCAGGCGCAGCAGCACCTTGCGCAACCGCCAGTAGTGCCAGGCCACCACGCCCAGCGCGGCCAGGGTGACCACCGGCCACACGTATCCCAGCAGCAGGCCGACGACCACGGCCAGCGCCAGGATGCCGGCCAGCTGGCCGAGCGTCTTGAACCAGGCGGAACGGATGTGGTGGGGCATGGACCGATTGTGTCAGATGTGTATGACAGCGACGCGCGGGCGCGACGCCCGCGCTTACATCGCCGCGGAGAACCGGTAGCCGGAGCCGCGCACCGTCTGCACCATGTTTTCCAGTCCGTGCGGCTCGAGCGTCTTGCGCAGCCGGCGGATGTGCACGTCCACCGTGCGCTCCTCGACGTAGACGCTGCCGCCCCAGACGTGGTCGAGCAGTTGGGTACGCGAATAGACGCGCTCGGGGTGGGTCATGAAGAAATGCAGCAGGCGGTACTCGGTCGGGCCGATCGGTACCGGCGTATCGCCGGCGAACACGCGGTGGGCGGCGCCGTCGATGCGCAGGTTGCCCACCGCGACGCTGCCGTCTTCGTCGTCGTCGCGGGAGCGGCGCATCACGGCGCGGATGCGGGCCAGCAGCTCGCGGGCCGAGAACGGCTTGACCACGTAGTCGTCGACGCCGGCCTCGAGCCCGCCGACGCGGTCGTTCTCTTCGCCACGGGCCGTCAGCATGATGATCGGCACGTCCCGGGTCATGGCGTCCTTGCGCCAGCGGCGGGCCAGCTCGAGGCCGCTGGTGCCGGGCAGCATCCAGTCCAGCAGGATCAGGTCGGGGACGCGGTCGGCGATGGCGTTCTGGGCTTCGCGGGCGTCGCCGGCATGGATGGGCTCGTATTCGCCCTTGCGCAGGGCGAAGGCCACCATGTCGCGGATGGCGGGTTCGTCGTCGACGATCAGGATGTGCTTCTGCACGCGGCGTCCGGTGGCGTAGGGGTCTGCGCCAGTAGACGACAATTTTATGACGATTACATGACGGGCCGCCGGGCTGTCACAAGGACCGCCGGGTGGGGTTCAGCGGCGCTCGACGTCCGGGTCGCGGATGCCCTGGCGACGGAGTTCCAGCACCTCGGGGGTGATGGCGGCGATGCGGGCGTCGACCCGGGCGCGGGCGTAGTAGTCCAGGTCGCTCTGCTTCTTGAGATTCTGCAGCTGGATCAGGGCCTGTTCCGGGCGGCCGTTGAGGTAGGCGGCCTCGGCGTAGGCCTCGCCGGCGCGCGCGGTGTCGCCGGCCAGTTCATTGGCCCGGGCGAACTGCTGCTGGAAGACCGGGTCGTCGCCCGCCCGCGCCATCAGGGGGCGCAGCACGGCCTGGGCGCGGCGCCCGGCCTCGGCGCCACCCTGTTCGTTCAGCACCTTGGCGTAGGTCAGGGCCACCGGGCGGTTCTGTGGCAAGCGCTGGACCAGGGCGTCGAAGCGCCGGTTCGCGGCGGCGGTCTCACCGGTCCGGGATTCGGCTTCGCCCAGGGTCAGGGACACCCACAGGCTGTCCGGGTAGTCGTCCTCCAGGCGGCGCAGTTCGGTCAGGGCGGTGCGGACATCGCCGCCCTGCAGATGGGCGACCGACAGGCCATAGCGTTGCGGGCCCCCCAGCGGCTTGCCGGTCTGGCGGCGCAGGGTCTCGTACTCGCGCACGGCGGCCGACGGGGTGTCGGCACTGAGCGCGCGCAGGCGCTCGCGGGCCCAGTCGAACTCGCCGGTGTCGCCCTGGCTGAAGGCGAGCGAGGGCAGGGTGACCGGGACCGGCAGCAAGGGGTTGTCGCTGCGTGTCTCGGGCAGGGTGATGCCGCGGCGGTCGAAGCGTTCCACGCGTTCGCCCCCCGGGACGGCGGTGACGGTGGTGACCTGTTCGCCGCGCAGCTGGTCGGCGCGCTGGCGCGCTTCGCTGATGCGGGTGGTGGTGACGGGGTGGGTCTGCAGGTAGTCGGGGATGGCCTCGCGGCCGCTGCCGCGCGCGACCCGGGTGGCCTGCTGCAGCTTGGAGAAGAAGCCGGCCATCGCGTCGATGTCGTAACCGGCGCGCGACAGCGTGCGGATGCCGACCCGGTCGGCCTCGGATTCGTTGGAGCGGGTGTAGTCGATCTGCCGCTGCTGCATGAGGCCCATCGCCGAGGCGATGGCCGCCTGCGAAGCATCGGCGCTGGAGTTGCCGCCGGCGGCCTGCGCCAGCACGATGGCGCCCAGCATCCCCAGCAGGATCGGCACCTGGTCGCGTTGCGCACGTTCCACCCCGCGCAGCACGTGCTGCTGGGTGACGTGCGCGATTTCGTGGGACAGCACCGCGGCCACTTCGTCCTCGCGGTCGGCCGTCAGCACCAGGCCGGCGTTCATGCCGATGTAGCCGCCCAGCGTGGCGAAGGCGTTGATCTGCCGGTCGCGCATCATGAAGAAGGTATAGGCCTGCTGTGGGTTGTCGCTGTCGGCGCCGAGCCGGTTGCCGACGGTCTGCAGCCAGTCAGCGACCAAGGGGTCTTCCAGCAGGTACCCGTAGTTGCGCAATTCGCGCAGCATCATGCCGCCGTACTGGGCCTGGCGCGCCGGGGTAAGCAGCTCGCCGGCGGAGGAACCGATGTCCGGCAACCGGCTGTCCTGCGAAGCCGCCAGCGGCGCCGCGAGGACCAGGGTCAGGGCAGTGGCGAGCAGCAGTGGGCGCAAATGGAGGCTCCGTGGCGGATAATGACGCCGTCATCAGGATGACCGGTCGATGATCCGGGCGAGTGAATACGTGGTTAACCGGACCAGTACCGGTCCGCACTGTTCCATGTCGCCGTCTGGAACCCGACCGGCTCGGCCCGATATCGAGTGCGACCACAGTACGTCCTTTTCGTTCCGGAGAATTCCCTTGAGCGACAGCCCGCAAGGCGCCACGGCGCCGGAAATCACCCTCTACAGCACGGCGATCTGCCCGTACTGCGTGGCCGCGAAGAACTTCCTGAAGAGCAAGGGCCAGGCCTGGACCGAGGTGCGCATCGACCTGGACCCCGCCGAGCGCGAGAAGATGATCGCCAAGGCCAAGCGCACCAGCGTGCCGCAGATCTTCGTGGGCGACGTCCACGTGGGCGGTTACGACGACATGATCGCGCTGCATCGCGCGGGCAAGCTCGACGCCCTGCTGGCGGGAGGCGCCGCATGAGCGCCGCCGACGACAGCCAGGACCGCGTGAAGGCGTTCACCGAATTCCGCCAGCGCATGAACAAGCGCATCCTGGACGAACCGAACCAGGTCGTGCGCCGCTTCTTCGCGCTGGACACGCAGACCTACCAGGAAGGCGCGCTGGACGTGAAGACCAAGGAGCTGCTGGGCCTGGTCGCCTCGATGGTGCTGCGCTGCGACGACTGCATCAGCTACCACGTCGCGCAGTGCAAGGAGGCGGGGGTGACCCGGGAGGAATTCTTCGAGACCTTCTCCGTGGGCCTGGTGGTGGGTGGTTCGATCGTCATCCCGCACCTGCGCCGCGCCGTGGATTTCCTGGACCAGTTGGAGGGCGGCGACGCCGCTGCACCGGCGGCCCACGACCACGGCTGAGGCGTTTCGCCCGGCCCTTGCGCCGGGCGTCAGACCATCGTCGATTTGGGGCCCCGAGGGGCGCTCGGGCATAATGGCGGGCACAGACCTTCCCCCTTGCGCCCGTCCCGGCCCCGGCCCGCGCGCGCCCCTGTTCGGAAACCCCACTCAATGACCCAGACGATTACGGTCATCCGCGGCGACGGTATTGGCCCGGAGATCATGGACGCCACCCTGTACGTGCTCGATGCCCTCAAGGTCGGCCTGACCTATGAAGAGGCCGATGCCGGCATGGTCGCGCTGGAGAAGCATGGCGACCTGCTGCCGCAGGCCACGCTGGACTCCATCCGCAAGAACGGCGTGGCCCTGAAGAGCCCGCTGACCACGCCGGTGGGCGAGGGCTTCAGCTCGATCAACGTGGCGCTGCGCCGCCATTTCGACCTGTACGCGAACGTGCGCCCGGCGAAGTCGTTCCCGAACACCAAGTCGCGCTTCCCGTCGGGCGTGGACCTGATCACCGTGCGCGAGAACACCGAAGGCGCGTACATCGGTGAGGGCCAGTCGATTTCGGAAGACGGCGAAACCGCGCTGCTGACCCAGAAGATCACCCGCAAGGGGTCCGACCGCATCGTGCGCTACGCCTACGACCTGGCCCGCAAGACCGGTCGCAAGAAGGTCACGATTGTCCACAAGGCCAACATCCTGAAGACGACCTCGGGCCTGTTCCTGAAGGTCGCGCGCGAAGTGGCCGCGCAGTACCCGGACATCCAGACCAACGAGATGATCGTGGACAACACCTGCATGCAGCTGGTGATGCGCCCGGAGCAGTTCGACATCATCGTCACCACCAACCTGTTCGGCGACATCATCTCCGACCTGTGCGCCGGCCTGGTCGGCGGCCTGGGCCTGGCCCCGGGCGCCAACATCGGCGTCGATGCCGCGATCTTCGAGGCTGTGCACGGCTCGGCCCCGGACATCGCCGGCAAGGGCGTGGCCAACCCCTGCGCGCTGCTGCTCGGCGCGGCCCAGATGCTGGATCACCTGGGCCAGCCGGAGAAGGCCGAGCGCTTGCGCGCGGCCATCATCGCCACGCTGGACGCCAAGGATTCGCTGACCCCGGACCTGGGCGGCGAGGGCAACACGATGTCGTTCGCCAAGGCGATCGCCAGCCGCGTCTGAGTTCGGCGCACATCGGGACGTACACGGACGGGACGCTCAGCGTCCCGTTTTTGTTTGCCTATGTCCCATCCATGGGGTTGGACGCTAGGCTGGCGGCACGCACAATCCGCGGCCCCCCGCAGAAGGCCCTGCCATGTCCGTCC
This genomic stretch from Pseudoxanthomonas sp. CF385 harbors:
- the phoR gene encoding phosphate regulon sensor histidine kinase PhoR codes for the protein MPHHIRSAWFKTLGQLAGILALAVVVGLLLGYVWPVVTLAALGVVAWHYWRLRKVLLRLTARQRLEPAQGQGVWNELDRLLFRGQAEMRTRKRRLLDMLRAYRAAAAALPDAVVVVERNSQRVQWFNKAASSLLGLQYPTDIGAPVGDRLQPLPMSHWLAAGRNAEPMLDAASPVDPDLRLNLRLIPYSDQHWLLVARDVSKMLRLEQMRRDFVANVSHELRTPLTVVHGYLDMLEPTEYPDWAPMLSEMQKQSQRMTQLVEDLLTLSRLEAQESLPDENVAMAPMLATLRREAEALSQRRHTIVVQDDAGVDLAGSNKELHSAFSNLVSNAVRYTPVGGTITVRFAREGDGAVLSVRDTGYGIPSSHLPRITERFYRVSTSRSRESGGTGLGLSIVKHVLNLHQARLEIESEVGHGSTFAVHFSAERVEPRLDAPTPALTDQTA
- the phoB gene encoding phosphate regulon transcriptional regulator PhoB, which produces MQKHILIVDDEPAIRDMVAFALRKGEYEPIHAGDAREAQNAIADRVPDLILLDWMLPGTSGLELARRWRKDAMTRDVPIIMLTARGEENDRVGGLEAGVDDYVVKPFSARELLARIRAVMRRSRDDDEDGSVAVGNLRIDGAAHRVFAGDTPVPIGPTEYRLLHFFMTHPERVYSRTQLLDHVWGGSVYVEERTVDVHIRRLRKTLEPHGLENMVQTVRGSGYRFSAAM
- a CDS encoding M48 family metalloprotease, with product MRPLLLATALTLVLAAPLAASQDSRLPDIGSSAGELLTPARQAQYGGMMLRELRNYGYLLEDPLVADWLQTVGNRLGADSDNPQQAYTFFMMRDRQINAFATLGGYIGMNAGLVLTADREDEVAAVLSHEIAHVTQQHVLRGVERAQRDQVPILLGMLGAIVLAQAAGGNSSADASQAAIASAMGLMQQRQIDYTRSNESEADRVGIRTLSRAGYDIDAMAGFFSKLQQATRVARGSGREAIPDYLQTHPVTTTRISEARQRADQLRGEQVTTVTAVPGGERVERFDRRGITLPETRSDNPLLPVPVTLPSLAFSQGDTGEFDWARERLRALSADTPSAAVREYETLRRQTGKPLGGPQRYGLSVAHLQGGDVRTALTELRRLEDDYPDSLWVSLTLGEAESRTGETAAANRRFDALVQRLPQNRPVALTYAKVLNEQGGAEAGRRAQAVLRPLMARAGDDPVFQQQFARANELAGDTARAGEAYAEAAYLNGRPEQALIQLQNLKKQSDLDYYARARVDARIAAITPEVLELRRQGIRDPDVERR
- the grxC gene encoding glutaredoxin 3, translated to MSDSPQGATAPEITLYSTAICPYCVAAKNFLKSKGQAWTEVRIDLDPAEREKMIAKAKRTSVPQIFVGDVHVGGYDDMIALHRAGKLDALLAGGAA
- a CDS encoding carboxymuconolactone decarboxylase family protein; translated protein: MSAADDSQDRVKAFTEFRQRMNKRILDEPNQVVRRFFALDTQTYQEGALDVKTKELLGLVASMVLRCDDCISYHVAQCKEAGVTREEFFETFSVGLVVGGSIVIPHLRRAVDFLDQLEGGDAAAPAAHDHG
- a CDS encoding isocitrate dehydrogenase → MTQTITVIRGDGIGPEIMDATLYVLDALKVGLTYEEADAGMVALEKHGDLLPQATLDSIRKNGVALKSPLTTPVGEGFSSINVALRRHFDLYANVRPAKSFPNTKSRFPSGVDLITVRENTEGAYIGEGQSISEDGETALLTQKITRKGSDRIVRYAYDLARKTGRKKVTIVHKANILKTTSGLFLKVAREVAAQYPDIQTNEMIVDNTCMQLVMRPEQFDIIVTTNLFGDIISDLCAGLVGGLGLAPGANIGVDAAIFEAVHGSAPDIAGKGVANPCALLLGAAQMLDHLGQPEKAERLRAAIIATLDAKDSLTPDLGGEGNTMSFAKAIASRV